The Candidatus Zixiibacteriota bacterium genome contains the following window.
TTCGAAGTCGGACTTGGCATCTTCGCTATAGTAGTCGCTCAGCGGATTGCTTGATTGTCTGGACAACAGACATTCCGGACCGGAACAGGGCCACAGTTCATTCGTATATCCCCAGCCGTCCCATCCGGTAGTAACGAGCGTATCGGAACTGACAATAGCTCCCACCCAGAGTCCAGCCGCATACAGATAATCGAGTTGCGACCCCCCGGGAAACTCGCACGATGGTGCCGACATGTTCGTCTCACAATCGCGGTAGCTCTGATTCATGGAGCCGAGTGTCGCAAAATTCGATACCGTCAGCCACATGTTGTTGGCTCTGTGAGTACAGGTCTGAATGTTCGGAGGTTCGACGCGTTGTGGCTTGAAGAATCCATCAGAACCGGGAAGACCCTCGCCTTCCAGCGGCTCCCTGTTTCTCGACATTGCAGTCGAGGCTAACAGTAGCATGATATACACATATATGAACAATATTGAAAAAAGTCTCTTCATCCTGCAGCTCCCGATGTAATTCAAGAATGTACCCGCCAACTCCAGCGGTAAGATAATCGATTTCGGTATTGACTGCTATGCTTTTCTGAGACCTCATGATACTGTGCACGTCAATCTGGACAACCATAAGGTTTCATTTCCGTCCGAAGCGTGTGGCACGTTTCGTTAAGAAAAAACTTGTTGGAGGATCGTCCGATTTGTCTTTATTCAGTCAGAGAATTGCTCTCTGCGATTGGCAGCAAACAGACTATTGCAGCACACTAGATGCACGGAGGATAATATGAATAGCTTCAGAGGACCTGTTGCCTGTTTGTTGGCAGCGGCTTTCATGCTGGCAGGTTGTGGCGGCGGAGATGAAGCGAATGACGTGTCCGCCAGGGAGCTGCTCCCTCAGAAGTTCCAGGAGATCGCAGCCGAAAGAACGACCGAGGTGAGAACATTCGTTGGAGAATCGCTCTGGGAATACATCGACGGCGGAGCTGAGCAATACCATGAGTATGGTTTCAAAGAAGTGAAGACTGCGGAGTACACGATGGGTGAAAAGGACATCGTGGTCGACGTATACGAGTTCAGCGATGCTACCAACGCCTATGGGCTCTATTCGGTATTGCGCCCCGATGAACCGGAGATAATCAACATCGGCATCGAAGGCTACGTCGCGCCGTCGAGCGTTGAGTTCGTGAAAGGCAAGCAGGTCGTGAGGTTGATCGGGTTCGATGAATCTTCGGAGACAAAGGCTTTGCTTGTCGGTACCGCCAAATTGGTCGAACAATCGGTGCAGGGCACACTTGATCCACCTCCGGCATTCGGACTGTTCCCCATCAGTCTGAGGATCGCATTAACAGATAAGTATCTTGCGGAATCGTTTATAGGGCAAAAAGTCCTTACAAAATTCTATAGCCAGGATTACGGGATTGAAGCGGAGACTGTGACACTGTTTCTCACTCTGGATAATGTTGCAGACAAGTTCCAGAAATGGTCTGAATTAGCTGAAAACAAGAGCGATGCTCCGAGTGATCTGGCGTTTGATAACGGCAAGTCATTCCTGTATGAACAAAGTTGGCACGGGAGAATTCTGGTCGGAATCAAGAATAGTAAACTTGTCGGGATGACTAATTATGATGACAGCCGGAAGGAGTTTTTCGCAGACTGGCTAAATTCGCTCAATTAGCCTTCTATCTCTGCTGCATAATTTCGACTCAGCACTGGAGCATCTCGATTTATTCCATCATTCGCTTGAGGAATATCCGTATATATTCCAATGCTTCCTGATGACGCAAACTTGAAGGAACTACGTAGATGAAGAAGAAAATACCTGTGATGTCGGTCTCTGCCTGCAATGGCTGCCCGTCGAAATGCTGCAATGATCTTTCTATGCTAATCGGTCCGCCGACTTCGAAGTCAGACTTCGAAGATCTGCACTGGCAATTGAGATATGACACTGTCCACATATATATTCGCAATCGACGATGGTATATTCTTGTCAAAGGCAGATGCATGTACCTCGACGACAACGACCGCTGCAAGATATATGAGACCCGCCCAGAGAAATGCAGAGTTCACAATCCTCCCGACTGTGAGAGATTCGGCGATTTTTGGGATGTCATGTTCGAAACTCCCGAGGAACTCGAAGCATACTTCAAGAAGAAGAGGCGGGCCGCCAAACGCCGTGCGAATGCGCGAGCAAAGAAGAAAAAGATGACGGCGTAGCGGACAGGTTGCACCAGACATGGGTGGCTGCGATCTGTGATCGCGGGTTACGAAATGCTTCAACCATATGCAGACATCACGTGAGCTGTCACGATTTGCTTTCTGACAGAGTCAAAGCGCTGCCGAGAATGGCTTACCGCCTTCGGGCATGTTGAAAAACCCTAAATGACATCATTGCGAGCGAAGCGTGGCAATCTCCGCATTTCACAATAGACTTGATTGATGTAGAGATCGCCACGTCGCTCCGCTCCTCGCGATGACGCTGCTTTACAGCATCGGGACTTTTTCAACAAGCCCCTCCGCGGCAATGACAGATTCCGGTGTCCGCGCCGTCAGGAATCCCCGCACTTACCGCTCGCGCCGTCAGGAATCCTTTCCTGACGGCTGGAACAATTGCTGCATTCTATCCAACAACCTCGCCGTCATATCTTCCCAGATGAACTTCCCCGCGAATTCGGCGCCGACTGATCTCGCGACATCGTCATCCGACTCGAGATACGCCTGTATCGCTTCGATCCAATCATCCGGTCTATTCGGGACGATCTTGACAATCTCCGATGGATAGCTGCTCAGCTCTTCCATATTGGAAGAGACTGTTTTCAAGCCGGTTGCGGCGTACTCGTAGATTTTGAGAGGGTTCGAATATCGAAAGAAATCATTGTCACGATACGGCATGAACCCGACATCGAAACTCCTCAGCACCGACGGCATCTCCGAATGATCGAAAGCGCCGGTGAAATGGATGTTGTTTATGTTTGCGGTGCTGTTCAGGATCGACTTATCGAACACCTTTCCCACGAAGACAAGATTCCAGTCAGGTCGTCTATCTGCAACGTCGTGGATCAGCTGCCAGTCGAGCCGTTGCGAGATCAGCCCGGTATATCCGATCCGGGGACTGGCAATGTTGTCGATAGCCGGATGCGGAGGATGATCGTGGCGGATCATTCTCTCGTAGGTCTCACGATCAATTCCGTTCCCGAATTCCCATGCGTGCTTGAAGCCGGGCGAGTACTTGTCGTGAAGCTTTCGTGAAGTGGTCAGTAGCAGATCGATCCTGTCTCTGAATTTGTCGATGCGCTTCTCGACAGCCTGAAGCGTGTTGCCGTGAATGTCTGCGAGATTGTCGTAGATCTCATACACATTGAAACTGCCGGGGAAGAGTCTCGTCACATACCCCTGCACCGGATGGTAGAACCAGATCAACGGCTTCTCTTCGACTATGCCGATTCTCTTGCACAGTTTCCGGTAACTGGATCGTAAAGCAGCAAGATTCAGCGATTCGAGAATTCCAAGCTCTTGCGCAATCGAATCGTGGATGAAATACCGGGGTGAATAGAGATATAGATTGCTCGCCAGTTTTTGCAGTCTGGCATCTCCCAGCAATTCACGGGCACGTTGCGGCTTTCTGACAATTGTGGATATCTGGCAAAGCGGACGGTTCACTGCGACTACTGTGCTCCCATACTTCTCAGCCGCTTCGGCAAGTGCATACAGCATCTTGCGCCGCATGAACAGTGGCCAATCGACCATCAGGAATCCAAGAATCACTTTCGGAAAGGAGCTCATGCAGGTTTCCTTGAGAATCTGATCGTTACGAATAGCCAAGCTATGCGGTTATGCCATTCAAGTCAAGCAAGCTCTCGGCGTAGATTTTCACGTTGACTTCTGAACTGGACATGATTTTTCTTGTTGTAAAGATGAGTTTTTCACTGCTATATCGGGTGAAACACCGACACAGAGATAATGATAATTGCACGCAATTGGAGTAGGCAATGAGATATAAGCTTTTTGGACGTAGCGGCTTAAGAGTATCCGAACTCTGTCTGGGGACGATGACATTCGGCGAGGAATGGGGCTGGGGATCATCGAAAGATAAGAGCAAACAGGTGTTCGACGCATTCGTTGAAACAGGCGGCAACTTTATCGACACGGCAAACAGGTACACGGAGGGAACAAGCGAGAAATTCGTCGGCGAATTCGTCGGTTCGGACCGCGAGCGATTTGTCATTGCCACCAAGTATACCTTGCGTGAGCGCGCGAACGATGTCAACTCGAGCGGCAATCACCGCAAGAACATGGTTCAGTCTTTGGAAGCGAGCTTGAAACGCCTCGGCACCGACTACATCGATCTGTATTGGGTACACGCCTGGGATTATCTTACACCGGTGGAAGAGGTCATGCGCGCGCTCGACGATATGGTGCGGGCAGGCAAATTGCTGTATATCGGCGTGTCCGACACGCCTGCCTGGATAGTCTCTCAGGCCAATACACTTGCATCGTGTCGTGGCTGGACGCCGTTTACCGGTTTGCAGATCGAATACAGCCTCGTCGAACGAACACCGGAACGTGAATTGCTTCCTATGGCGAAATCACTCGACATCGCCGTCACACCGTGGTCAATTCTCGGTGCGGGAATTCTCTCCGGCAAATACAACGATAGAAACAAACAGACACTTCAATCGGCCGATGCGCGACTTTCGGAGAAGAGCATCAAACTCAACGAGAGAAATTTCGAGATTGCCGCAGAAGTCAAAACCATCGCAGATGAAATCGGCTGCACACCATCACAGGTTGCGATCAAGTGGCTGCAGCAGCAGCCCGGTTTGATAATCCCGATCATTGGCGCGAGAACTCTGAAGCAGCTGAAAGACAACATCGGCTGTCTGGAGATTCAACTCACAGGAGAGCATTTGAAGAGATTAGATGATGTCAGCATGATAGATCTCGGCTTCCCGCATGAGTTTCTCTCGAAAGACAATATCAGAGAGTTGGTGCAGGGGGACAGATTCAGAGATATCGACAATCACAGAGCATAGACTTTTTCTGAGAGGCAGGATCAGAGTATGAAGGAGCACGGAAACATCGAGACGCTTTTGCACGAAAGCAGATTGTTTTCACCATCCGATGAGTTTCGTCACGGAAGCCACATGGGATCGATTGATGAATTCGAGGCTAAATACAAACAGAGCATTGACGACCCGGAGGGCTTCTGGGCTGAAGCGGCAGAGGAACTCCACTGGTTCAGGAGATGGGATAGAGTCTTGAATTCAGATGATGCTCCGTTCTTCAGATGGTTCGAGAATGGGAAGACGAACATTTCATTCAACTGTCTCGACCGCCATCTTACGTCGCCAACTCGCAACAAAGCAGCGATCATCTGGGAAGGCGAGCCGGGAGACAAGCGGGTGTTGACATACTGGGATATCTCACGAGAGGTAAACAAATTCGCGAATGCGCTAAAGTCGATAGGAATAAGAAAAGGCGATCGCGTTGCGATTTATCTGCCGATGATCCCGGAACTCGCGATCAGCATGCTCGCCTGTGCGCGGATCGGAGCGATTCACTCGGTCATATTCGCAGGATTCTCGGCTGAGTCAATTCGTGACCGTATTCTCGATTGCCAAGCGAAGCTCGTCATCACCGCCGACGGCTCCTGGCGTCGTGGAAATGTGCTGCCCCTGAAGAACATCGTTGATGACGCTGTGAATGAGTGCGATTGTGTCAGCGATGTCATCGTTGTGAGGCGATCCGAATCGACTACATTCCCATGCCACATCAAGGAAGGGCGTGATCACTGGTACCATCGGCTTGTGGATATGCAGTCGTACGATTGCCCAGCCGAAAAGATGGATTCCGAGGATATGCTGTTCCTGCTGTATACGAGCGGAACGACTGGCAAACCGAAGGGTGTTGTTCACACGACGGGCGGATACATGGTCTACACTCATTGCACGTCGAAATATGTGTTCGATCTTAAGCCTGAAGATGTTTTCTGGTGTACGGCTGACATTGGGTGGGTTACCGGCCACAGCTATGTAGTGTACGGTCCCCTCGCGAATGCGGCCACATGCCTGATGTATGAAGGCTCTCCCGACTGGCCAGACCGTGGAAGATTTTGGCAGTTGGTCGATCGGTATGGTGTCACCATTTTCTACACCGCACCTACTTTGATCCGGACATTCATGCGCTGGGGAGATCACTGGCCAGCAAATGCGGATATCTCCACGCTCAGGCTCCTCGGTACTGTCGGCGAACCAATCAACCCCGAGGCGTGGATATGGTATCACAAAAACGTCGGCAAAGAGAAATGCCCGATCGTTGACACGTGGTGGCAGACAGAAACCGGTGGAATCCTGATCACTCCGCTGCCCGGATGTATCGAAACCAAACCGGGAAGCGCGACACGGCCATTCTTCGGCATCGATG
Protein-coding sequences here:
- a CDS encoding YkgJ family cysteine cluster protein, translating into MKKKIPVMSVSACNGCPSKCCNDLSMLIGPPTSKSDFEDLHWQLRYDTVHIYIRNRRWYILVKGRCMYLDDNDRCKIYETRPEKCRVHNPPDCERFGDFWDVMFETPEELEAYFKKKRRAAKRRANARAKKKKMTA
- the acs gene encoding acetate--CoA ligase, giving the protein MKEHGNIETLLHESRLFSPSDEFRHGSHMGSIDEFEAKYKQSIDDPEGFWAEAAEELHWFRRWDRVLNSDDAPFFRWFENGKTNISFNCLDRHLTSPTRNKAAIIWEGEPGDKRVLTYWDISREVNKFANALKSIGIRKGDRVAIYLPMIPELAISMLACARIGAIHSVIFAGFSAESIRDRILDCQAKLVITADGSWRRGNVLPLKNIVDDAVNECDCVSDVIVVRRSESTTFPCHIKEGRDHWYHRLVDMQSYDCPAEKMDSEDMLFLLYTSGTTGKPKGVVHTTGGYMVYTHCTSKYVFDLKPEDVFWCTADIGWVTGHSYVVYGPLANAATCLMYEGSPDWPDRGRFWQLVDRYGVTIFYTAPTLIRTFMRWGDHWPANADISTLRLLGTVGEPINPEAWIWYHKNVGKEKCPIVDTWWQTETGGILITPLPGCIETKPGSATRPFFGIDADVINEEGDSVEAGLLAIKKPWPGMLRGIYGDPERFKETYWSKWPGVYFPGDGARMDEDGYFWILGRVDDVVNVSGHRIGTAELESVFVEHEAVAESAVIGIQHDIKGQALVAFVSLLDGREPNAALEDELAAWVTQKIGKFAKPERIIFSAELPKTRSGKIMRRLLRDIADGGVLGSVTTLADPTVLDHLKAKYEEN
- a CDS encoding glycosyltransferase, whose product is MSSFPKVILGFLMVDWPLFMRRKMLYALAEAAEKYGSTVVAVNRPLCQISTIVRKPQRARELLGDARLQKLASNLYLYSPRYFIHDSIAQELGILESLNLAALRSSYRKLCKRIGIVEEKPLIWFYHPVQGYVTRLFPGSFNVYEIYDNLADIHGNTLQAVEKRIDKFRDRIDLLLTTSRKLHDKYSPGFKHAWEFGNGIDRETYERMIRHDHPPHPAIDNIASPRIGYTGLISQRLDWQLIHDVADRRPDWNLVFVGKVFDKSILNSTANINNIHFTGAFDHSEMPSVLRSFDVGFMPYRDNDFFRYSNPLKIYEYAATGLKTVSSNMEELSSYPSEIVKIVPNRPDDWIEAIQAYLESDDDVARSVGAEFAGKFIWEDMTARLLDRMQQLFQPSGKDS
- a CDS encoding aldo/keto reductase; translated protein: MRYKLFGRSGLRVSELCLGTMTFGEEWGWGSSKDKSKQVFDAFVETGGNFIDTANRYTEGTSEKFVGEFVGSDRERFVIATKYTLRERANDVNSSGNHRKNMVQSLEASLKRLGTDYIDLYWVHAWDYLTPVEEVMRALDDMVRAGKLLYIGVSDTPAWIVSQANTLASCRGWTPFTGLQIEYSLVERTPERELLPMAKSLDIAVTPWSILGAGILSGKYNDRNKQTLQSADARLSEKSIKLNERNFEIAAEVKTIADEIGCTPSQVAIKWLQQQPGLIIPIIGARTLKQLKDNIGCLEIQLTGEHLKRLDDVSMIDLGFPHEFLSKDNIRELVQGDRFRDIDNHRA